The genomic region GTGGCCGCCAGCAGGGCGACCAGCGCCCCCGTCCGGGGGTCGGGCTCGGCGTCCAGCACCAGCACGTCGGTGAGGGCGCGGCGTACCTCGTCCTCGTGGCGGGAGTCGACAGCTGGCCAGCGGGTGCGCGGGAACAGCCCGAGCACCCGGTCCTTGCGGTGCTCGAGGATGCCGCGCTCGACGAGCCGGGCCGCGAGCCGCTCCCGGGTCCCGCGGCCGAGCTTCCCGACCAGGTCCTGCGCGGTGCGCTCCTTCTCCGCGACCGTGGCGAGGGCCTCGACCAGCAGCGGGTCCTCGACCCGCGCGCCCGGCACCGGGCGGACCTTCGCGGTCTTCCAGACGCTGGTCCGCTCCGGGACCTCCACCGCGCCGGCGACCGCGAGCTCGATGAGGATGGCGCCGCCGAGGACCGTCGGGATCGGGACGACGGTGTTGGTCGCCCCGCTGTCGTCGTCGAGGAAGAGGAGCAGCAGGTCCTCCGCGATGAGCGTGGTCATGGAGGGACCGTAGCGCTCCCGGCCGCGGCCGGGCGGCAGGTGCCTCCTAGGATTCGCTCATGAGCACTGTGCTGTCCGCCGTCGCCTGGCCGTACGCCAACGGCCCCCGCCACATCGGCCACGTCGCCGGTTTCGGCGTCCCCTCCGACGT from Nocardioides pantholopis harbors:
- a CDS encoding GOLPH3/VPS74 family protein, with the translated sequence MTTLIAEDLLLLFLDDDSGATNTVVPIPTVLGGAILIELAVAGAVEVPERTSVWKTAKVRPVPGARVEDPLLVEALATVAEKERTAQDLVGKLGRGTRERLAARLVERGILEHRKDRVLGLFPRTRWPAVDSRHEDEVRRALTDVLVLDAEPDPRTGALVALLAATDRAHKVVDRGNRSAREVRKRAKTISEGAWAAKAVRDALSASTAAITAATTTAAVAGTSGS